A portion of the Bacteroidota bacterium genome contains these proteins:
- a CDS encoding Omp28-related outer membrane protein — protein sequence NYMIDNGVTETSQISGLSLLPNESYDFTHPTSWTPTNIGDFQDVDIWISAINGNPDTIPDDNNLSAHVFVNNGNSGTKKVFIEEFSTCPCGFCPDGHIVLEDIMHRNPNIMGLIHHAGFGTDSMTINESKVIASAFTNGAPTAAIDRVHWSDQIRIAISRQIWEERALLQLAKKTAVDIDLFSTYNPTSKTMTVDVDLDFLDYPLPGDMRLNVFLVEDSVSGVGSGWDQKNYYDGTSGHPMYGRGNPIIGYTHMHVIRTVLTGDWGDNSVIPQNVLPNSSYNKTYTYQIPWYMKPKDLFLIVFVSYNDDDYIEIINAQKAERINLDVAGDNRKFNQLVVYPNPAMDELYLRLDEGISSPNVQIIDQLGQHYQLKVIDNKINIADLAQGIYFIQLVDSKTIYSTTFIKN from the coding sequence AATTATATGATTGACAATGGAGTGACAGAAACTTCCCAAATTTCAGGATTGAGTTTACTTCCAAATGAAAGTTATGATTTTACACATCCAACCAGCTGGACACCAACCAATATTGGCGACTTTCAGGATGTTGATATTTGGATTTCTGCCATTAATGGGAACCCTGATACGATTCCCGATGATAATAACCTCAGTGCTCATGTGTTTGTAAATAACGGTAATTCAGGAACAAAGAAAGTTTTCATTGAAGAATTTTCAACTTGCCCTTGTGGTTTTTGTCCCGATGGACATATTGTGCTGGAAGATATCATGCATCGGAATCCAAATATAATGGGACTCATCCATCATGCGGGTTTTGGTACCGATTCCATGACCATAAATGAAAGCAAAGTAATAGCTTCTGCTTTTACCAATGGAGCACCAACTGCCGCAATTGACAGGGTGCATTGGTCTGATCAGATACGAATTGCCATATCGAGGCAAATATGGGAAGAACGGGCATTGTTGCAATTAGCAAAGAAAACAGCAGTGGATATTGATTTATTCTCGACCTATAATCCGACTAGCAAAACAATGACTGTGGATGTTGATCTGGACTTTTTAGATTATCCACTTCCAGGCGATATGCGGTTAAATGTATTTTTAGTTGAGGATAGTGTATCAGGCGTTGGTAGTGGCTGGGATCAAAAGAATTATTATGATGGAACTTCAGGGCATCCAATGTATGGCCGTGGAAATCCAATCATTGGCTATACTCATATGCATGTAATCAGAACGGTTCTGACAGGAGATTGGGGAGATAATAGCGTTATTCCTCAGAATGTATTGCCAAACTCATCTTATAACAAAACCTATACATACCAAATTCCATGGTATATGAAACCCAAGGATTTGTTTCTTATTGTTTTTGTTTCCTATAATGATGACGATTATATTGAGATTATCAATGCGCAGAAAGCCGAACGAATCAATTTGGATGTGGCTGGTGATAATAGAAAATTCAATCAATTAGTGGTTTATCCAAATCCGGCAATGGATGAATTGTATTTAAGACTAGATGAAGGAATTTCTAGTCCTAATGTCCAGATTATTGACCAACTGGGTCAACATTATCAGCTAAAAGTGATAGATAATAAAATCAATATTGCAGATTTGGCACAGGGGATATATTTTATCCAATTGGTCGATTCAAAGACCATTTATTCAACTACCTTTATTAAGAATTAA
- a CDS encoding AsnC family transcriptional regulator yields MKNNFQIDNLDHMILDLITIDARIPFLEVARKCNISGAAVHQRVQKLVDAGIISGSGFHLSPKGLGYITCAFIGLQVNLISTSTHDNVFNKISEIPEIVECHHITGRYSLLLKIFARSNEHLKQLIVEKIQSIPEIVSTETYISLEEGFTRTLPVK; encoded by the coding sequence AATAACTTTCAAATTGATAATCTGGATCATATGATATTGGATTTAATTACCATAGATGCTCGTATTCCTTTTTTAGAAGTTGCCCGAAAATGCAATATTTCAGGTGCAGCAGTTCATCAACGCGTTCAAAAACTAGTTGATGCAGGAATTATTTCAGGATCAGGCTTTCATTTAAGCCCCAAAGGACTCGGTTATATTACCTGTGCTTTTATTGGTTTGCAAGTAAACTTGATTTCGACCAGTACGCACGACAACGTATTTAATAAAATTAGTGAAATACCAGAAATAGTTGAATGTCATCATATAACCGGACGCTATTCTTTATTGTTGAAAATATTTGCCCGTAGCAATGAACATTTAAAGCAGCTAATTGTTGAGAAAATTCAGTCTATTCCGGAAATTGTGAGTACCGAAACCTATATTTCGCTCGAAGAAGGTTTTACGAGAACGCTGCCTGTAAAATAG